The Candidatus Parcubacteria bacterium genome contains a region encoding:
- a CDS encoding prepilin-type N-terminal cleavage/methylation domain-containing protein → MKNGFTFIEVLVYSAILAVVTGAIVAAMLGLIEFYNISRFNRAVLNNAHSGLNTILLEVKHASSIYTPTSNVNQLSLETNLNPPSGEINTYVDFYLDNGILCVKREGADAQPLTSEKVEITALTFNYLIDSVKTDITVRYRSPKVKYQREITLSSSSSLR, encoded by the coding sequence ATGAAAAATGGCTTTACATTTATTGAAGTTTTAGTTTATTCAGCTATTTTAGCCGTGGTTACTGGAGCTATTGTTGCAGCTATGCTCGGCTTGATTGAATTTTATAATATCAGTCGTTTTAATAGAGCAGTTTTAAATAATGCTCATTCTGGTTTAAATACAATTCTTTTAGAAGTAAAGCATGCTTCCAGTATTTATACTCCTACAAGCAATGTGAATCAGCTTAGCTTAGAAACTAATCTAAATCCTCCTTCTGGAGAAATAAATACTTATGTTGATTTTTATTTAGACAATGGAATATTATGCGTGAAAAGGGAAGGAGCAGATGCGCAGCCATTAACTTCTGAAAAAGTAGAGATTACTGCCTTAACTTTTAATTATTTAATTGACTCAGTAAAAACTGACATCACTGTCCGTTATCGTTCTCCCAAGGTAAAATATCAGAGAGAAATAACCTTGAGTTCAAGCTCAAGTTTAAGATAA
- a CDS encoding type II secretion system F family protein, with the protein MPNYFYTAKSLEGEVHSGTAEAKDERVLARDLRSQGYILVKAEEKGKVKKGKMDISIPFLGVSAKEKLFFTRNLRIMIATGMSLPRALDILAAVSENKKFKDALLKIKGEIIKGKTFSESLEVFPDIFSELFCNMVKAGEESGTLEDVLKSLTRQIERSVELKSKIIGALIYPAVILCAMIGIGMLMLVIVVPSLAAVFEDLEIELPITTRCVIFLGTFMVEKWYLFISALIAFAFLFRMALKSKKGKKKLDGLLLKIPVISSLIQKTNTAFTSRTLSSLISAGIPIVRGLEITANSLSNFYYKQALNEAAKKVAKGEKLSDILMSYTDIYPLTIIEMVKVGEETGETSDILAKMADFYEEEVSNATKNLSSIIEPVLMLIIGGAVGFFAVSMIQPMYSMVGSM; encoded by the coding sequence GTGCCTAATTATTTCTATACAGCTAAATCATTAGAAGGAGAGGTTCATTCTGGAACAGCTGAAGCCAAAGACGAGCGTGTATTGGCTCGTGATTTGCGCAGCCAAGGTTATATTTTGGTTAAAGCAGAGGAAAAAGGCAAAGTAAAAAAAGGAAAAATGGATATTTCCATTCCCTTTTTAGGAGTGAGCGCGAAAGAGAAATTATTTTTTACCAGAAACCTGCGCATTATGATTGCTACAGGCATGTCTTTACCGCGCGCATTGGATATTTTAGCTGCTGTTTCTGAAAATAAGAAATTTAAAGATGCTTTATTAAAAATAAAAGGCGAGATAATAAAAGGCAAGACCTTTTCAGAATCTTTGGAAGTATTTCCTGATATATTTTCCGAACTTTTTTGCAATATGGTAAAAGCGGGAGAAGAATCAGGCACATTAGAGGATGTTTTAAAATCCCTTACTCGCCAGATAGAAAGGAGTGTTGAATTGAAGTCAAAAATAATAGGAGCATTGATTTATCCAGCAGTAATTCTTTGCGCTATGATTGGAATTGGAATGTTAATGCTTGTTATTGTTGTGCCGAGCTTAGCAGCTGTTTTTGAAGATTTAGAAATTGAGCTTCCAATTACTACAAGATGCGTTATTTTTCTTGGCACATTTATGGTTGAAAAGTGGTATTTGTTTATTTCAGCTCTTATTGCTTTTGCTTTTCTTTTTCGCATGGCTTTGAAAAGCAAGAAAGGAAAGAAAAAACTTGATGGTTTACTGTTGAAAATTCCAGTTATTTCTTCTTTAATCCAAAAGACAAATACTGCTTTTACGTCCAGAACCTTGAGCTCTTTAATTTCTGCTGGTATTCCTATTGTTCGCGGTTTGGAAATTACTGCTAATTCATTAAGTAATTTTTATTACAAACAAGCTTTAAACGAAGCGGCTAAAAAAGTAGCAAAAGGAGAAAAACTGTCTGATATTTTAATGTCTTACACAGATATTTATCCTTTAACTATTATTGAGATGGTTAAAGTAGGAGAAGAGACTGGCGAGACATCAGATATTTTAGCAAAAATGGCTGATTTCTATGAAGAAGAAGTTTCTAACGCGACTAAAAACCTATCTTCTATTATAGAGCCAGTTTTAATGCTCATTATTGGAGGCGCAGTCGGCTTTTTCGCTGTATCTATGATTCAGCCAATGTATTCAATGGTGGGATCAATGTAA
- the ruvA gene encoding Holliday junction branch migration protein RuvA, giving the protein MISCLQGRIILKKEKFIILNVNNIGYRIFLSKKTLNSISKEVDLIKLFSFLYVRENILDLYGFLSWEERELFEFLIGISGVGPKAALEISSLGPLDKLKRAIQEGNGAIFEGILGIGRKKAKKILLELSGKIKEDEFLNKKQERATEDPAFGALVNLGFSKAAVKDALSKIPKEIENTEEKVKEILKIIGK; this is encoded by the coding sequence ATGATTAGCTGCCTCCAAGGGAGAATTATTTTGAAAAAAGAAAAGTTTATAATTTTGAACGTCAATAATATTGGTTATAGGATTTTTCTTTCTAAAAAAACTCTTAACAGCATATCAAAAGAAGTTGACTTAATCAAGCTTTTCTCTTTTCTCTATGTAAGGGAAAATATTTTGGACTTATATGGTTTTTTAAGCTGGGAAGAGCGCGAATTATTTGAGTTTTTAATTGGTATTTCCGGAGTGGGTCCAAAAGCGGCTTTAGAGATTTCTTCATTAGGTCCTTTGGATAAATTAAAGCGAGCAATTCAAGAAGGTAATGGAGCAATATTTGAAGGAATTTTAGGCATTGGCAGAAAAAAAGCCAAAAAAATTCTTTTGGAGCTTTCCGGCAAGATAAAAGAGGATGAATTTTTAAACAAGAAACAAGAAAGAGCGACAGAAGATCCGGCTTTTGGAGCATTAGTTAATTTGGGATTTTCTAAGGCAGCAGTAAAAGACGCATTATCTAAAATTCCTAAAGAGATAGAAAATACTGAGGAAAAAGTGAAAGAAATCCTGAAAATAATAGGGAAATAA
- the rpsT gene encoding 30S ribosomal protein S20, which translates to MAITKSVKKAIRQNIKRRKKNLIYKNKIKDLIKKARALVKEKKAKEAKELLPQIYKILDKAAKKGVIKKNTASRRKSRITKMITSNF; encoded by the coding sequence ATGGCTATAACTAAATCAGTAAAAAAGGCAATACGCCAAAACATTAAACGTAGGAAAAAAAATCTGATTTACAAAAATAAAATAAAAGACCTTATTAAAAAGGCCAGAGCTTTAGTTAAAGAAAAAAAAGCAAAAGAGGCAAAAGAACTTCTGCCTCAAATATACAAAATCTTAGATAAAGCTGCTAAGAAAGGAGTAATCAAAAAAAATACTGCTTCAAGAAGAAAATCAAGAATCACTAAAATGATAACTTCTAATTTCTAA
- the holA gene encoding DNA polymerase III subunit delta, whose product MIIFLYGSDTYRSRQKLTEIIEHYKKIHKSGLSLKFLDMKEQDFEDFENDFQIRPMLKEKKLIVLKNAFTKQNFKEKFSKNIKKIKELKDIILFYEEKEIHKNNSLFNLLKKEARFQEFKLLDGLELKDWAKKEFNSVKIESKALELLVDYVGQDLWRMSNEINKLINYKNKEAVVIEDINLLVKPKIQTDIFKTIDAIASKDKKTALFLLHKHLDKGDSPLYLFSMIVFQFRNILAVKSFIPEKQSFYGLPKIPGIHPYVARKSFFQAKKFKLEELKKIYRKLFKADFDIKTGKIEPITAIDLLIAGI is encoded by the coding sequence ATGATTATTTTTCTTTATGGTTCAGATACATACAGGTCGCGCCAAAAGCTGACAGAGATAATTGAACATTACAAAAAAATCCACAAGAGCGGATTAAGTTTAAAGTTTTTGGATATGAAAGAACAAGATTTTGAGGATTTTGAAAATGATTTTCAAATAAGGCCAATGTTGAAAGAAAAAAAGTTGATTGTTTTAAAAAACGCTTTTACGAAGCAAAACTTCAAAGAAAAATTTTCTAAAAATATAAAGAAAATTAAAGAATTAAAAGATATTATTTTATTTTACGAGGAGAAAGAAATCCACAAGAATAATAGTTTATTTAATCTACTTAAAAAAGAGGCTCGCTTTCAGGAATTTAAATTATTAGATGGTTTAGAATTAAAAGACTGGGCAAAAAAAGAATTTAACAGTGTAAAAATAGAATCAAAAGCATTAGAATTGCTTGTTGATTATGTTGGCCAGGATTTATGGCGGATGTCAAATGAAATAAATAAGCTTATAAATTATAAAAACAAGGAAGCCGTTGTAATTGAGGATATTAATCTCTTAGTAAAGCCGAAAATTCAGACCGACATTTTCAAAACAATTGATGCTATTGCTTCAAAAGATAAGAAAACAGCTCTTTTTTTACTTCATAAGCATTTAGATAAAGGCGATTCGCCATTATATCTTTTTTCAATGATTGTTTTCCAATTTAGAAACATACTTGCGGTAAAGAGCTTTATTCCAGAAAAGCAGTCTTTTTATGGTTTGCCTAAAATTCCAGGCATTCATCCATATGTTGCGAGAAAAAGTTTTTTTCAAGCGAAGAAATTTAAATTAGAAGAATTAAAAAAAATCTACCGGAAACTTTTTAAGGCAGATTTTGACATTAAAACTGGAAAAATAGAACCCATTACTGCTATTGATTTGCTGATTGCTGGGATTTAA
- a CDS encoding response regulator: MAKKILIVEDDKFLRELIVKKLIDDGYEAPAAIDGEEGVKKIKEEKPDLVLLDLILPGIDGFEVLSRIKKDSELSQIPVIILSNLGQKEDIEKGLQLGAIDFLIKAHFTPNEIIEKVKKVLE, encoded by the coding sequence ATGGCTAAAAAAATTTTAATTGTAGAAGATGATAAATTTTTAAGAGAATTGATCGTTAAAAAATTAATTGACGATGGTTATGAAGCGCCGGCGGCGATTGACGGTGAGGAAGGTGTGAAAAAAATCAAAGAAGAAAAACCTGATTTAGTTTTGCTTGATTTGATTCTGCCAGGTATTGACGGCTTTGAAGTTTTATCAAGGATAAAAAAGGATTCGGAATTATCCCAAATACCAGTGATTATTTTATCCAATTTAGGGCAAAAGGAAGATATAGAAAAAGGCTTGCAATTAGGAGCAATTGATTTTTTAATCAAGGCCCATTTCACCCCTAATGAAATTATTGAGAAGGTGAAGAAGGTGCTGGAGTAG
- a CDS encoding response regulator, with protein sequence MKKILIIEDEEVLLSLLQKKLIEEGYDVSIAVNGEQGLEIMRKVMPDIVLLDIVMPKKDGFEVMEEMHSDEDLKNIPIVIISNSGQEVELDRAKELGARDWLIKTEFDPMEVVEKVKKQIG encoded by the coding sequence ATGAAAAAAATATTAATTATAGAAGATGAAGAAGTTCTTCTTAGCTTGCTTCAAAAGAAATTAATTGAAGAAGGGTATGATGTTTCCATTGCTGTTAATGGTGAGCAAGGTCTTGAGATAATGAGAAAGGTAATGCCTGACATTGTTTTACTTGATATTGTTATGCCAAAAAAAGACGGCTTTGAAGTTATGGAAGAAATGCACAGTGATGAGGATTTAAAGAATATTCCAATAGTTATAATTTCTAATTCAGGGCAAGAGGTAGAATTAGACAGGGCAAAAGAATTAGGCGCAAGAGATTGGCTTATAAAGACTGAGTTTGACCCCATGGAAGTAGTTGAAAAAGTAAAAAAACAAATCGGCTGA
- a CDS encoding HAMP domain-containing protein: MKYSIYVKVLIFILVFAIISSGLIFFSLNQSRTELINIVFQEATEKEIDEAIQEIWIRDIITLFGILIFFVISLLFILNRFLKPLKEIIFACQEIRKGNLNVKIPVFAGTEIGELSETFNATIKSLRRFNVYLNEARLKTEEEKNKTLDIINNFSDGLLVFNKERCLALINPQAKEFLNVESEEVVNKHISEIHKFGDFGKLIDLLGEEKKEMFREELIIRKNLVLEVSAIFIMRGRERTGRLVSLHNITREKMIENMKTEFVSISAHQLRTPLSAIKWTLRMLLDGDLGAVTEKQKEFLEKTYKSNERMITLINDLLNVTRIEEGRYIFKVFLFDIQEICQTVADSFREMAKQRNIKLVFQQPDEKLPKVKLDKEKITLAIQNLVENALKYTPCNGEVTISLKSANMKAELCVKDTGIGIPKDQLDRVFSKFFRGANVLKINTEGTGLGLYIARNIVEAHKGRIWFQSKEGQGSTFCFSLPY; the protein is encoded by the coding sequence ATGAAATATTCAATATACGTTAAAGTTTTAATATTCATTTTAGTTTTTGCGATTATAAGTTCTGGATTAATATTTTTTTCTTTAAACCAAAGCAGAACTGAATTAATTAATATTGTTTTTCAAGAAGCTACAGAGAAAGAAATAGATGAGGCAATTCAAGAGATATGGATTCGCGATATTATAACGCTTTTTGGCATATTGATATTTTTTGTTATATCATTGCTTTTTATATTAAATAGATTTTTAAAGCCGTTAAAAGAAATTATTTTCGCATGCCAAGAAATAAGAAAAGGCAATTTGAATGTTAAGATTCCTGTTTTTGCTGGCACAGAAATTGGTGAATTATCAGAGACCTTTAATGCGACCATAAAAAGTTTGAGACGTTTCAATGTTTATTTAAACGAAGCAAGATTAAAAACAGAAGAAGAAAAGAACAAAACATTGGATATTATTAATAATTTCAGCGATGGCTTGCTGGTTTTTAATAAAGAAAGATGCCTTGCTTTAATAAATCCCCAGGCTAAAGAATTTTTAAATGTTGAAAGCGAAGAAGTTGTTAATAAACATATTTCAGAGATTCATAAGTTTGGGGATTTTGGGAAATTAATAGATCTTTTAGGAGAAGAAAAGAAAGAGATGTTTAGAGAGGAACTGATTATTCGTAAAAATCTGGTTTTAGAGGTTTCTGCTATTTTTATCATGCGTGGAAGAGAAAGGACAGGCAGATTGGTTAGCTTGCATAATATTACTCGGGAAAAAATGATTGAGAACATGAAGACAGAATTTGTAAGCATTTCTGCGCATCAATTGAGAACGCCTTTATCAGCAATTAAGTGGACATTAAGAATGCTGCTGGACGGTGATTTAGGCGCAGTTACTGAAAAGCAAAAAGAATTTTTAGAAAAAACATATAAGAGCAACGAAAGGATGATCACTTTGATTAATGATCTTTTAAACGTGACTAGAATTGAAGAGGGAAGATATATTTTTAAGGTTTTTCTTTTTGATATTCAAGAAATATGCCAAACAGTGGCTGATTCTTTTCGAGAAATGGCGAAACAGAGGAATATTAAGCTTGTTTTTCAGCAACCAGACGAGAAACTTCCTAAGGTTAAATTAGATAAGGAGAAGATAACATTAGCTATTCAGAATCTTGTTGAAAATGCCCTTAAGTATACTCCTTGCAATGGAGAAGTGACAATTTCTTTAAAAAGTGCTAATATGAAAGCAGAGCTTTGTGTAAAAGATACGGGCATAGGAATCCCTAAAGACCAGTTAGATAGAGTATTCTCCAAGTTTTTTAGAGGAGCTAATGTGTTGAAAATAAATACAGAAGGCACTGGGCTTGGCCTTTATATCGCTAGAAATATTGTTGAAGCTCACAAAGGTCGAATTTGGTTTCAATCCAAAGAAGGACAAGGATCCACTTTTTGTTTTAGTTTACCCTATTAA
- a CDS encoding tetratricopeptide repeat protein, whose protein sequence is MPNIFSRLTRWSIYLLVFLLPVFFMPFSFEAFEFNKQYLLLVLVLLGYIGWLGKMIFIDKEIRIKRTILDIPILGFIVFAILSVVFSVDAMSSIFGFYGKFSDGLMVLICFGLLYFLLVNQFNKANIVSVRGLIRTLLCSSFLVVLTSYFSLLGIWQKIIQAGVKLPVVMIQKTFNPIGNSIEGAAMFLTVILVMTAGLLIVNIPKKLKGIPLFVLLFSVLGLLVIIDYTPVWIIILITLVSFISFALWKRIFKQDVNRLILPILIIIIAMVFLISSPFKPVNNQDAQVPLSAANFIQEYKLDAGTGFEITKGAVTSSVKSAFIGTGIGTFHYDFAKFKPLEFNQNRFWQIRFDRPGNYILEIIATMGILGILAYFSIIVLLLLVLWLLVQTKLKIAEQQIAKKEKKPILTDDLSYIFPLAFAFIALLLAQFIYYQNIVLGFTFWLVLALLIIVLSSFSESKLKQQGIVREKVISLQKFPEMGLVFNIIFIVFVVAVFSIYFFTYRFYSADIAYAQAIKSSQLTSDQRVAELEKAVDLNPYEANYRIVLSRTYIAQALRVAADGEQAQAEVTKYISYALAFSKGGNIDYIAETGELKSKYIKGAVEISENRVANWEILAMIYRNIQGVAAGALNWAITSFEKASELEPTNPAFHIELGKLYLNKGETDKAKEAFTKALELKGDYVTALIQEALFYERDGELEEAIKKMESVYASFPENAEILFQMGRLYYNNNEADRAITFFEGSVVLMPNYSNAYYSLGVAYASKRDTDKALQSFRQVLQLNPGNQDVQDKIEELESGKFKTPEKLENEESEK, encoded by the coding sequence ATGCCAAATATATTTTCTCGTCTTACGAGGTGGAGCATTTATCTGCTCGTGTTTCTTTTGCCTGTTTTCTTTATGCCTTTTAGTTTTGAGGCATTTGAGTTTAACAAGCAGTATTTATTATTAGTTTTGGTTTTGCTCGGCTATATCGGATGGCTGGGGAAAATGATATTTATTGACAAGGAAATCCGCATAAAAAGAACGATTTTGGATATTCCTATTTTAGGTTTTATTGTTTTCGCTATCTTGTCAGTCGTCTTTTCAGTTGACGCAATGTCCAGCATATTCGGGTTTTACGGCAAATTCAGCGATGGCTTAATGGTTCTCATCTGTTTTGGGCTTTTATATTTCCTGCTTGTTAACCAATTCAATAAAGCAAACATAGTGTCGGTACGCGGTTTAATAAGAACGCTTTTATGTTCTTCTTTTTTGGTAGTTTTGACGAGCTATTTTTCCTTATTAGGCATATGGCAGAAAATAATTCAGGCAGGCGTAAAGCTGCCCGTAGTTATGATTCAGAAAACATTTAATCCGATAGGCAATTCTATTGAAGGAGCGGCAATGTTTTTAACAGTGATTTTAGTAATGACAGCAGGTTTGCTAATAGTGAATATACCAAAGAAGCTGAAAGGCATTCCTTTATTTGTTCTGTTATTCAGCGTCTTGGGATTATTAGTTATTATTGATTATACTCCTGTCTGGATTATTATTTTAATTACACTGGTTTCCTTTATCAGTTTTGCTTTATGGAAAAGAATTTTTAAACAGGATGTGAATCGCTTGATTCTGCCTATTTTAATAATTATTATCGCAATGGTGTTTTTGATAAGTTCGCCTTTCAAACCAGTAAACAATCAAGACGCGCAAGTGCCTTTGAGCGCGGCGAATTTCATTCAAGAGTATAAATTAGATGCTGGAACAGGGTTTGAAATAACAAAAGGAGCAGTTACCAGCAGTGTTAAATCCGCGTTTATTGGCACAGGAATTGGAACATTTCATTATGATTTTGCCAAGTTCAAACCATTGGAATTTAATCAAAACAGGTTTTGGCAGATAAGGTTTGACAGGCCTGGCAACTATATTCTGGAAATAATAGCCACTATGGGAATATTAGGCATTCTTGCCTATTTCAGTATTATAGTTCTGCTTTTGCTCGTTTTATGGCTGCTGGTGCAGACAAAACTGAAGATTGCGGAACAGCAGATTGCCAAAAAAGAGAAAAAACCAATACTTACTGATGACTTGTCTTATATCTTTCCTTTGGCTTTTGCTTTTATAGCGCTTTTGTTAGCGCAGTTTATCTATTATCAAAACATTGTTTTGGGATTTACTTTTTGGCTGGTATTGGCTCTTTTAATAATTGTTTTATCTTCTTTCTCGGAGAGCAAATTAAAACAGCAGGGCATAGTCAGGGAGAAAGTTATTTCTCTTCAGAAATTTCCTGAAATGGGTTTGGTGTTTAATATTATTTTTATTGTGTTTGTCGTTGCAGTGTTTAGCATTTACTTTTTTACTTACAGGTTTTATTCTGCTGATATTGCTTATGCGCAGGCAATAAAGTCATCCCAGCTTACAAGCGATCAGAGAGTCGCAGAATTGGAAAAAGCAGTTGATTTGAATCCTTATGAGGCCAATTACAGGATTGTTCTTTCCAGGACATATATTGCCCAAGCATTAAGAGTCGCGGCAGACGGGGAGCAAGCGCAAGCTGAAGTTACAAAGTATATTTCATATGCCCTTGCCTTTAGCAAGGGCGGAAATATAGATTATATCGCAGAAACCGGGGAGCTAAAAAGCAAGTATATAAAAGGCGCAGTGGAAATATCAGAGAATCGTGTAGCAAACTGGGAGATTTTAGCTATGATTTACAGGAATATTCAAGGCGTGGCCGCAGGCGCTTTGAACTGGGCAATTACATCTTTTGAAAAAGCATCTGAATTAGAACCGACCAATCCAGCTTTTCATATTGAACTGGGCAAGCTTTATTTAAACAAAGGAGAGACAGATAAAGCGAAAGAGGCATTTACAAAAGCATTAGAATTGAAAGGCGATTATGTAACCGCGCTAATTCAGGAGGCATTATTTTATGAAAGAGACGGTGAATTAGAAGAAGCGATTAAAAAAATGGAATCGGTCTATGCCAGTTTTCCGGAAAATGCGGAGATCTTGTTTCAAATGGGCCGGCTTTATTACAATAATAATGAAGCAGACAGAGCCATTACTTTTTTTGAAGGATCAGTTGTTTTGATGCCAAATTATTCCAATGCTTATTATTCACTGGGCGTGGCTTATGCTTCTAAAAGAGATACAGACAAGGCGCTTCAAAGTTTCAGACAGGTTCTTCAGTTAAATCCAGGCAATCAGGATGTCCAAGACAAGATAGAGGAATTAGAATCAGGCAAGTTTAAAACCCCAGAGAAACTTGAAAACGAAGAATCAGAGAAATAA